One Peromyscus leucopus breed LL Stock chromosome 4, UCI_PerLeu_2.1, whole genome shotgun sequence genomic region harbors:
- the Chrna4 gene encoding LOW QUALITY PROTEIN: neuronal acetylcholine receptor subunit alpha-4 (The sequence of the model RefSeq protein was modified relative to this genomic sequence to represent the inferred CDS: deleted 1 base in 1 codon) — protein sequence MELGGPRAPPLPLLLPLLLLLLGVGLLPASGHIETRAHAEERLLKRLFSGYNKWSRPVANISDVVLVRFGLSIAQLIDVDEKNQMMTTNVWVKQEWHDYKLRWDPGDYENVTSIRIPSELIWRPDIVLYNNADGDFAVTHLTKAHLFYDGRVQWTPPAIYKSSCSIDVTFFPFDQQNCTMKFGSWTYDKAKIDLVSMHSRVDQLDFWESGEWVIVDAVGTYNTRKYECCAEIYPDITYAFIIRRLPLFYTINLIIPCLLISCLTVLVFYLPSECGEKVTLCISVLLSLTVFLLLITEIIPSTSLVIPLIGEYLLFTMIFVTLSIVITVFVLNVHHRSPRTHTMPAWVRRVFLDIVPRLLFMKRPSVVKDNCRRLIESMHKMANAPRFWPEPEGEPGILSDIRNQGLSPSPSFHNPLGTPVEAQPTCKSPPNKAPDLKTSEVEKTSPCPSPGPCHPPNSTRVPMLVKARSLSVQHVSSSQEAAEGGIRCRSRSIQYCVSRDGAVSLADSQPTGSPASLKAYPSQLPLSDQASPCKCTCKEPSPVSPVTVLKARGTKAPPQHLPLSPALTRAVEGVQYIADHLKAEDTDFSVKEDWKYVAMVIDRIFLWMFIIVCLLGTVGLFLPPWLAGMI from the exons ATGGAGCTCGGGGGCCCCCgggcgccgccgctgccgctgctactgccactgctgctgctgctcttagGGGTCGGCCTCTTGCCTG CTAGCGGCCACATAGAGACCCGGGCCCACGCGGAGGAGCGGCTCCTGAAGAGACTCTTCTCTGGCTACAACAAGTGGTCTCGGCCAGTAGCCAACATCTCAGATGTGGTCCTTGTCCGCTTCGGCCTGTCCATTGCTCAGCTCATTGATGTG GATGAGAAGAACCAGATGATGACGACAAATGTGTGGGTGAAGCAG GAGTGGCATGACTACAAGCTGCGCTGGGACCCTGGTGACTACGAGAATGTCACCTCCATCCGCATCCCCTCTGAGCTCATCTGGAGGCCTGACATCGTCCTCTATAACAA tgCAGACGGGGACTTTGCAGTCACCCACCTGACCAAAGCCCACCTGTTCTATGATGGGCGTGTACAGTGGACACCCCCAGCCATCTATAAGAGCTCCTGCAGCATTGATGTCACCTTCTTCCCCTTCGACCAGCAGAACTGTACTATGAAGTTTGGGTCCTGGACCTATGACAAGGCCAAGATCGACTTAGTGAGCATGCATAGCCGTGTAGACCAGCTGGACTTCTGGGAAAGCGGAGAGTGGGTCATTGTGGATGCTGTGGGCACCTACAACACCAGGAAGTATGAATGCTGTGCTGAGATCTACCCTGACATCACCTACGCCTTCATCATCCGCCGGCTGCCACTGTTCTACACCATCAACCTCATCATCCCGTGCCTGCTCATCTCCTGTCTCACAGTGCTGGTCTTCTACCTGCCCTCTGAGTGTGGTGAGAAGGTCACACTGTGCATCTCGGTGCTGCTCTCACTCACGGTCTTCCTTCTGCTCATCACCGAGATCATCCCATCCACCTCGCTGGTTATCCCACTCATCGGCGAGTATTTGCTCTTCACAATGATCTTTGTCACTCTCTCCATTGTCATCACGGTCTTTGTGCTCAATGTACACCACCGC tcaccacgcacacacaccatgcctgcctgggtGCGCAGAGTCTTCCTGGACATCGTGCCTCGCCTCCTCTTCATGAAGCGCCCATCTGTGGTCAAAGACAACTGCCGGAGACTTATTGAGTCCATGCACAAGATGGCCAATGCTCCTCGTTTCTGGCCAGAGCCTGAGGGCGAGCCTGGCATCTTGAGTGACATCCGAAACCAAGGCCTGTCACCCTCCCCATCTTTCCACAACCCTCTGGGCACACCAGTCGAGGCCCAGCCTACATGCAAGTCACCCCCCAACAAGGCCCCTGATTTGAAGACATCAGAGGTTGAGAAGACCAGTCCTTGTCCATCACCTGGCCCCTGTCACCCACCCAACAGCACTAGGGTCCCAATGCTTGTCAAAGCCAGGTCCCTGAGTGTCCAGCATGTGTCCAGCTCCCAAGAAGCAGCAGAGGGTGGCATCCGCTGCCGGTCTCGGAGTATCCAGTACTGTGTTTCCCGGGATGGAGCTGTCTCCCTGGCTGACAGCCAGCCAACTGGCTCCCCAGCCTCCCTGAAGGCCTATCCATCTCAGCTTCCGCTGTCAGACCAGGCCTCTCCATGCAAATGCACGTGCAAGGAACCATCGCCTGTGTCTCCAGTCACTGTGCTCAAGGCCCGGGGCACCAAAGCACCCCCTCAACACCTACCCCTGTCGCCAGCCCTGACACGGGCAGTAGAGGGTGTCCAGTACATTGCAGACCACCTCAAGGCAGAAGACACAGATTTCTCG GTGAAGGAGGACTGGAAGTACGTGGCCATGGTCATTGACCGAATCTTCCTCTGGATGTTCATCATTGTCTGCCTGCTGGGCACTGTGggcctcttcctgcccccctggCTGGCTGGTATGATTTAG